Proteins encoded by one window of Gemmatimonadota bacterium:
- a CDS encoding DUF1080 domain-containing protein, which translates to DKHYSYYEINIADTHGSGYTTGSIVALAKYEPPPKTEGQWNTMVITADGRDITVTLNGEEAVKIQDSSHYSGVVVLQAFGQGKIRFKNVKIRSLD; encoded by the coding sequence GAGATAAACATTATTCATACTATGAGATAAATATCGCGGATACCCATGGCTCGGGCTACACCACCGGCAGCATCGTGGCGCTGGCCAAGTACGAACCGCCGCCGAAGACCGAAGGCCAGTGGAACACCATGGTCATCACCGCCGACGGACGCGACATCACAGTTACGCTGAACGGGGAAGAAGCCGTCAAGATCCAGGATTCCTCCCATTACAGCGGCGTCGTCGTGCTGCAGGCCTTCGGCCAGGGCAAAATCCGGTTCAAGAACGTCAAGATTCGTTCATTGGATTAG
- a CDS encoding TonB-dependent receptor — MKTILPACGVLLLHLFLHPQPAHAWPQSTPDTTEVTVDHILQPIEVTATRYIREILDIPYAVDRVDRDEIQRAEPGLSLEESVRGLPGIIVNNRNNVSQGDRISIRGLGSRASFGVRGVKLVLDGIPLTMADGQSQLNNLDLTSAGQIEVLRGPSSSLYGNAAGGVIQIRTEEAPDRPLEVTPRFITGSHGLRRLQGKAAGTAGGNRFLVNFNTLRFDGFRDHAFARSTGINSVGKRRIDDTWTVTAVANYYNAPYQYNPSSLDKATAESDPASARSFVQRQGASKEVRQFQGGLSLRYESPGAEGEITVFGMGRTLFNPIPGRIIDLDRMAGGIRGVYSREGGIGNGGYRMTAGLDLEIQRDERHEYGNGGIPGDLVGTLDDARVFDEISRGDKRLDQEEGVDGFGPFLELEWSPVSDVSVTAGGRYDRFRYEATDRFLSDRTDDSGTRNMAQFSPHLGVAFRPAPLTAVYGNFSTAFQTPTTTELSNQPTQAGGFNPDLEPERIRGFEAGIKGFLPDAGLAYDAALFTFGIRNMLLPYQIDNPETDEVFFRNAGKTRNRGIELKLNWSPLPPVNMAMAYTGMQFRFDDFEVEREVDGSTSRFQLSDNEVPGVPPHHLFAGFTYTHPGNGAFVELNAQWTSEYYANDFNGPAPGSGKPVSDFVNDGYGLVDVRAGITYNGEMVGGLLFAGVNNLFDTRYNGSIVPNAFGDRFFEPAAGRTWYVGFGLPIGAGSR, encoded by the coding sequence ATGAAAACGATTCTTCCAGCCTGCGGCGTCCTCTTACTGCATCTGTTTCTGCATCCGCAACCCGCCCACGCCTGGCCGCAGTCGACGCCGGACACCACCGAAGTTACCGTAGATCACATTCTCCAACCCATTGAAGTCACCGCTACCCGCTACATCCGGGAGATCCTCGACATACCTTATGCCGTGGACCGGGTAGACCGGGACGAAATCCAGCGCGCCGAACCGGGGCTTTCCCTGGAGGAGAGCGTCCGCGGACTTCCGGGCATCATCGTAAACAACCGGAACAACGTTTCCCAGGGCGACCGGATCAGCATCCGCGGCCTGGGCAGCCGGGCGTCCTTCGGCGTGCGCGGGGTGAAGCTGGTGCTGGACGGAATTCCGCTGACCATGGCCGACGGCCAGTCCCAGCTCAACAACCTCGATCTCACCTCGGCGGGGCAGATTGAAGTACTGCGCGGTCCCAGCTCGTCGCTTTACGGCAATGCGGCAGGCGGCGTCATCCAGATCCGCACGGAAGAGGCTCCGGACCGGCCGCTCGAAGTCACGCCCCGATTCATTACCGGTTCTCATGGCCTGCGGCGCCTGCAGGGCAAGGCGGCCGGCACCGCGGGCGGCAACCGGTTTCTCGTCAATTTCAATACGCTCAGATTCGACGGGTTCCGCGACCACGCCTTCGCGCGTTCGACCGGCATCAACTCCGTCGGCAAACGGAGGATCGACGATACCTGGACCGTGACGGCCGTGGCCAATTACTACAATGCCCCCTACCAGTACAACCCAAGCTCTCTCGACAAGGCAACGGCCGAGTCGGACCCCGCCAGCGCGAGGTCTTTCGTCCAGCGGCAGGGTGCGTCCAAGGAGGTCAGACAGTTCCAGGGCGGCCTGTCCCTTCGTTACGAGTCGCCAGGGGCCGAGGGGGAGATCACGGTGTTCGGCATGGGACGCACGCTGTTCAACCCCATACCGGGCCGGATCATCGACCTCGACCGCATGGCCGGGGGAATCCGGGGAGTATACAGCCGCGAGGGCGGGATCGGAAACGGCGGTTACCGGATGACGGCCGGATTAGACCTGGAGATACAGCGTGACGAACGGCACGAATACGGCAATGGCGGCATTCCGGGAGACCTGGTCGGCACGCTGGACGATGCCCGCGTCTTCGATGAGATTTCGCGCGGCGACAAACGGCTGGACCAGGAGGAAGGCGTCGATGGCTTCGGCCCCTTCCTGGAGCTGGAATGGTCACCCGTTTCAGATGTTTCCGTCACCGCCGGCGGACGGTACGACCGGTTCCGGTACGAGGCCACGGACCGGTTTCTGAGTGACCGGACCGACGATTCTGGAACGCGGAACATGGCGCAGTTCAGTCCCCACCTGGGCGTGGCTTTCCGGCCTGCCCCGCTCACGGCGGTGTACGGCAATTTCTCCACGGCCTTCCAGACGCCGACTACCACGGAACTGAGCAACCAGCCCACACAGGCCGGCGGTTTCAACCCGGATCTCGAGCCCGAACGAATCCGCGGCTTCGAGGCGGGCATCAAGGGATTCCTGCCCGATGCGGGGCTGGCCTATGACGCGGCCCTCTTCACCTTCGGCATACGCAATATGCTCCTGCCCTACCAGATCGACAATCCGGAGACGGACGAGGTCTTCTTCCGCAATGCGGGCAAAACGCGGAACCGGGGCATCGAACTGAAGCTGAACTGGTCACCCCTGCCCCCGGTCAACATGGCGATGGCCTACACCGGCATGCAGTTCAGGTTCGACGACTTCGAGGTCGAGCGGGAGGTCGATGGAAGCACCTCACGCTTCCAGTTGTCGGACAACGAAGTGCCCGGGGTGCCGCCCCACCACCTGTTCGCCGGATTCACCTACACCCACCCGGGCAATGGCGCGTTCGTGGAATTGAATGCGCAATGGACGTCGGAATACTATGCCAACGACTTCAACGGACCCGCCCCGGGCAGCGGAAAGCCCGTTTCCGACTTCGTCAACGACGGCTACGGCCTCGTTGATGTGCGCGCGGGGATCACCTATAATGGAGAGATGGTCGGCGGCCTCCTTTTCGCCGGAGTCAACAATCTGTTTGATACGCGTTACAATGGTTCCATTGTCCCCAATGCTTTCGGCGACCGCTTCTTCGAGCCGGCCGCGGGCCGGACGTGGTACGTGGGTTTCGGCCTTCCCATCGGTGCGGGTTCGAGATGA